A region of Pyxidicoccus trucidator DNA encodes the following proteins:
- the xth gene encoding exodeoxyribonuclease III produces the protein MKIATWNVNSVRARQERLLEWLKTRQPDILCLQELKCSDADFPMEAVREVGYHAVTHGQKTYNGVAILAKEEPRDVVRGLSDGVDDTHSRLIAATVGGIRVVSAYVPNGQSVDSEQYHYKLQWYARLRKYLDTRHQPGEPLVLGGDWNVAPADIDTYDPKEWEGQTLFTQKEKDALQHVCDFGLKDAFRQLYPDVQKFSWWDYRMLAFPKNRGLRIDHLYVSAPLVPRVVQVDVDREERKGKQPSDHAPVWLELRG, from the coding sequence ATGAAGATCGCCACCTGGAACGTGAACTCGGTGCGGGCCCGTCAGGAGCGGCTGCTCGAGTGGCTGAAGACCCGGCAGCCGGACATCCTGTGCCTGCAGGAGCTCAAGTGCTCGGACGCCGACTTCCCCATGGAGGCCGTGCGCGAGGTCGGCTACCACGCCGTCACCCACGGGCAGAAGACGTACAACGGCGTCGCCATCCTCGCGAAGGAGGAGCCGCGCGACGTGGTGAGGGGGCTGTCGGACGGCGTGGATGACACGCACTCGCGCCTCATCGCCGCGACGGTGGGCGGCATCCGCGTGGTGAGCGCCTACGTGCCCAACGGGCAGTCCGTCGACTCCGAGCAGTACCACTACAAGCTCCAGTGGTACGCACGGCTGCGGAAGTACCTGGACACGCGCCACCAGCCGGGCGAGCCGTTGGTGCTGGGTGGCGACTGGAACGTGGCTCCCGCGGACATCGACACGTATGACCCGAAGGAGTGGGAGGGCCAGACGCTCTTCACCCAGAAGGAGAAGGACGCGCTCCAGCACGTGTGCGACTTCGGCCTGAAGGACGCCTTCCGCCAGCTCTACCCGGACGTGCAGAAGTTCTCCTGGTGGGACTACCGCATGCTCGCCTTCCCGAAGAACCGCGGTCTGCGCATCGACCACCTCTACGTCTCGGCGCCGCTCGTTCCGCGCGTCGTGCAGGTGGACGTGGACCGCGAGGAGCGGAAGGGGAAGCAGCCGTCCGACCACGCTCCGGTCTGGCTGGAGCTGCGCGGATGA
- a CDS encoding phage tail sheath C-terminal domain-containing protein, translated as MATGLIIPGVQVTVVKEVLPQQLAPSGVLGITGFTEVNPGKVVRAGSWSRFVEVMGRASAYSLPEARQALDNGVSELVISPLPASAGLSATIPLPGDATKAPNGTTAEKSGFTLTARAPGPWANGITVKVEYRNNIDKSVSFDVEVTHPASGATEVFRNLAPGALAAGLDGGSSFVKVDASKTVGWPTAGTYTLAGGKDGSASDYATALNRLRNEPDVDMVLAALQDFGDRTKVTSVYGDVISHCNSLSGDSKGRLGFGQIPPTGTTDEHVQLASNLVSDRFVLVAPNGVVGAVAGLVGSLPAHQSPTFKRVSGVGELPALTVEDQKAFLRGYVVPVVTERGRGTIVVRGLTTDGDQINVRRVADRAVRTLKMIGDLFIGLLNNADGRSALKQKLVEALVQMEKDGAIVPSTDGKDPAFKVEVYSSQQDFALGIVRVNMAVRPVRAIDYIYATITVQV; from the coding sequence ATGGCCACAGGCCTCATCATTCCGGGTGTCCAGGTAACGGTCGTCAAGGAAGTGCTGCCGCAGCAACTCGCGCCGTCCGGCGTCCTGGGCATCACGGGCTTCACGGAGGTCAACCCGGGCAAGGTGGTCCGCGCGGGCAGCTGGTCCCGCTTCGTGGAAGTCATGGGCCGCGCCAGCGCCTACAGCCTCCCCGAGGCGCGGCAGGCGCTCGACAACGGCGTCTCCGAGCTCGTCATCTCCCCGCTGCCAGCGAGCGCGGGCCTCTCCGCCACCATCCCCCTTCCCGGGGACGCCACCAAGGCGCCCAATGGGACCACGGCGGAGAAGTCCGGCTTCACGTTGACGGCTCGGGCCCCGGGCCCCTGGGCCAACGGCATCACCGTGAAGGTGGAGTACCGGAACAACATCGACAAGTCCGTCTCCTTCGACGTGGAGGTGACGCACCCGGCCAGCGGAGCCACGGAGGTGTTCCGCAACCTCGCCCCGGGCGCGCTGGCCGCGGGGCTGGACGGCGGCTCGTCGTTCGTGAAGGTGGACGCGTCCAAGACGGTGGGCTGGCCCACCGCGGGCACGTACACCCTGGCGGGCGGCAAGGATGGGAGCGCGAGCGACTACGCCACCGCGCTGAACCGGCTGCGCAACGAGCCCGACGTGGACATGGTGCTGGCCGCCCTCCAGGACTTCGGGGACCGGACGAAGGTGACGAGCGTCTACGGCGACGTCATCAGCCACTGCAACAGCCTGAGTGGGGACAGCAAGGGCCGCCTCGGCTTCGGCCAGATACCGCCCACGGGCACCACGGACGAGCACGTGCAGCTCGCCAGCAACCTGGTGAGTGACCGCTTCGTCCTCGTAGCGCCCAACGGCGTGGTGGGCGCGGTGGCGGGGCTGGTAGGCAGCCTGCCCGCGCATCAATCCCCCACCTTCAAGCGCGTGTCCGGCGTGGGCGAGCTGCCCGCGCTGACGGTGGAGGACCAGAAGGCCTTCCTGCGCGGCTATGTGGTGCCGGTGGTGACGGAGCGCGGCCGGGGCACCATCGTCGTGCGCGGGCTCACCACCGACGGCGACCAGATCAACGTGCGCCGCGTGGCGGACCGGGCCGTGCGGACACTGAAGATGATTGGCGACCTCTTCATCGGGTTGCTGAACAACGCGGACGGGCGCAGCGCGCTGAAGCAGAAGCTGGTGGAAGCGCTGGTGCAGATGGAGAAGGACGGCGCCATCGTCCCCTCCACGGACGGCAAGGACCCCGCCTTCAAGGTGGAGGTCTACTCGTCCCAGCAGGACTTCGCGCTCGGCATCGTCCGGGTCAACATGGCCGTCAGGCCCGTGCGCGCAATCGACTACATCTACGCGACCATCACGGTCCAGGTTTGA
- a CDS encoding tetratricopeptide repeat protein, producing the protein MSKAAASPSFTLPPALKKALLPACLAAFGLATWDDVPLPSSWRPWLAVAQQVRPHEGGAGNGLIQETPAAPSTTREEPRDDGHVEPAPASEVARETSADTGLALAHTHGRRVDHLARARTLRELGDLSGALTECRRALHDDPSDTDALTQAARLARLNGQTELAVLAYERLGRLLPEEAGALVQQARLLVSLGRYTEAVHVGEEAVLRGPEDAEVYQVLGRAHLGAGQLSASILRFQQAVHLDPEHGYALNNLGFAYLRAGEDGKAADVLARAASLLPHVAYVHNNLGVAYERLGRVDEARASYATATRLSPRYVQARVNGDRVNRLARADVPQSEGLERGTPAPGVPEPLAP; encoded by the coding sequence ATGAGCAAGGCCGCCGCGTCCCCCTCCTTCACCCTGCCCCCTGCCCTGAAGAAGGCCCTGCTGCCCGCCTGCCTCGCGGCGTTCGGACTCGCCACGTGGGACGACGTGCCCCTGCCCTCCTCCTGGCGCCCGTGGCTCGCCGTGGCCCAGCAGGTGCGGCCGCACGAGGGCGGCGCGGGCAACGGCCTGATTCAGGAGACGCCGGCCGCCCCTTCCACCACCCGGGAGGAGCCGCGGGACGACGGGCACGTGGAGCCGGCCCCGGCGAGCGAGGTGGCGCGCGAGACGTCGGCGGACACGGGGCTCGCCCTGGCGCACACGCACGGGCGGCGCGTGGACCACCTGGCCCGGGCACGCACCCTGCGCGAGCTGGGAGACCTCTCCGGTGCCCTCACCGAGTGCCGCCGTGCCCTGCATGACGACCCGTCCGACACGGACGCCCTGACGCAGGCTGCCCGGCTCGCCCGCCTCAACGGGCAGACGGAGCTGGCGGTGCTGGCCTACGAGCGGCTGGGCCGACTCCTCCCGGAGGAGGCCGGCGCGCTGGTGCAGCAGGCACGACTGCTGGTGTCCCTGGGCCGCTACACGGAGGCCGTGCACGTGGGCGAGGAGGCGGTGCTGCGAGGCCCCGAGGACGCGGAGGTGTACCAGGTGCTCGGCCGCGCCCACCTGGGCGCGGGGCAGCTGTCCGCCTCCATCCTCCGCTTCCAGCAGGCGGTGCACCTGGACCCGGAGCATGGCTACGCGCTGAACAACCTGGGCTTCGCCTACCTGCGCGCGGGGGAGGACGGGAAGGCGGCGGACGTGCTGGCCCGGGCCGCTTCCCTGCTCCCCCATGTGGCCTACGTGCACAACAACCTCGGGGTGGCCTACGAGCGGCTGGGCCGGGTGGACGAGGCCCGCGCCTCGTACGCCACCGCCACCCGCCTGTCCCCGCGCTACGTCCAGGCGCGCGTCAACGGGGACCGCGTGAATCGGCTGGCCCGCGCGGACGTCCCCCAGTCCGAGGGTCTGGAGAGGGGGACTCCAGCGCCCGGGGTGCCCGAGCCCCTCGCGCCGTAG
- a CDS encoding ATP-binding protein — MRLRTRLALAFALLAVVPLAVVVPLTLTRLRDTLSRELDARMEAATTSAQESLERSGATARRAVEELVDSPAMEDLAREARERPTRAIQAGTAEGLMKSRGLSVLALFDRDGTVLSSGHLPARRGDPDPALFAVTREKAPKPVPVRVEVRTPSGLRQLPALVTARPVDYGDLRLWAVGGVLLDEGLAQHLARLTQAQVSLVSGDTELARAGEAEPPTVARTLSLGDAAKVRLVFSRAAAREAEQGVMRAFLLLAGLGGAFAVLLGLLVSRWMTRPVEALTEGARRVAEGALDAQVDVEASGEVGELVRTFNRMTGELRATTERLVASERIAAWQEVARRLAHEIKNPLTPIRMSLETLLAAQEARHPRFPDMFKESAGVVLEEVDRLRRIVDEFSRFARMPKPQLAPVDLSELVQSVLSLYAAPPEGIQILPTLQTGVVAKVDRDQLTQVLVNLVKNAEEAMKDKGGALRVRVKGTEADAVIEVEDSGPGIPPEHRARIFEPYFTTKDGGTGLGLAIAARILQEHGGKLDVGGEPGQGARFSVVLPRAEGLGPVRLRAE, encoded by the coding sequence ATGCGCCTGAGGACCCGGCTGGCGCTCGCCTTCGCCCTGCTGGCGGTGGTGCCGCTCGCGGTGGTGGTGCCCCTCACCCTCACCCGCTTGCGTGACACGCTGTCGCGCGAGCTGGACGCGCGCATGGAGGCCGCCACCACCTCCGCGCAGGAGTCCCTGGAGCGCTCCGGCGCCACCGCCCGCCGCGCGGTGGAGGAGCTGGTGGACAGCCCCGCCATGGAGGACCTGGCCCGCGAGGCGCGCGAGCGTCCCACCCGCGCCATTCAAGCCGGCACCGCCGAGGGGCTGATGAAGAGCCGGGGCCTGTCGGTGCTGGCCCTCTTCGACCGGGACGGCACGGTGCTCTCCTCGGGCCACCTGCCCGCGCGACGCGGAGACCCGGACCCCGCCCTCTTCGCCGTCACGCGCGAGAAGGCACCCAAGCCCGTGCCGGTGCGCGTGGAAGTGCGCACGCCGTCCGGCCTGCGCCAGCTTCCCGCGCTCGTCACCGCGCGCCCCGTGGACTACGGAGACCTGCGCCTGTGGGCGGTGGGCGGCGTGCTGCTGGACGAGGGGCTGGCGCAGCACCTGGCGCGGCTCACCCAGGCCCAGGTGTCGCTGGTGTCCGGCGACACCGAGCTGGCCCGCGCGGGCGAGGCGGAGCCCCCCACGGTGGCGCGTACGCTGTCCCTGGGAGATGCGGCCAAGGTGCGACTCGTCTTCAGCCGCGCGGCGGCACGCGAGGCCGAGCAGGGCGTCATGCGCGCCTTCCTCCTGCTGGCCGGGCTGGGCGGCGCCTTCGCGGTGCTGCTGGGCCTGCTGGTGTCGCGGTGGATGACGCGGCCGGTGGAGGCCCTCACCGAGGGCGCCCGGCGCGTGGCGGAGGGCGCGCTGGACGCGCAGGTGGACGTCGAGGCCAGCGGCGAGGTGGGTGAGCTGGTGCGCACGTTCAACCGCATGACGGGGGAGCTGCGGGCCACCACCGAGCGGCTGGTGGCCAGCGAGCGCATCGCCGCGTGGCAGGAGGTGGCGCGGCGACTGGCGCATGAAATCAAGAACCCGCTGACGCCCATCCGCATGTCGCTGGAGACGCTGCTGGCCGCGCAGGAGGCCCGCCACCCGCGCTTCCCGGACATGTTCAAGGAGAGCGCGGGCGTGGTGCTGGAGGAGGTGGACCGGCTGCGGCGGATTGTCGACGAGTTCAGCCGCTTCGCGCGGATGCCCAAGCCGCAGCTCGCCCCGGTGGACCTGTCCGAGCTGGTGCAGAGCGTGCTGTCGCTGTACGCCGCACCGCCCGAGGGCATCCAGATACTTCCCACGCTCCAGACGGGCGTGGTGGCGAAGGTGGACAGAGACCAGCTCACGCAGGTGCTGGTGAACCTCGTGAAGAACGCCGAGGAGGCGATGAAGGACAAGGGCGGTGCGCTGCGCGTGCGCGTGAAGGGCACGGAGGCGGACGCCGTCATCGAGGTGGAGGACAGCGGCCCGGGCATTCCACCCGAGCACCGCGCCCGCATCTTCGAGCCCTACTTCACCACCAAGGACGGCGGCACCGGCCTGGGGCTGGCCATCGCCGCGCGCATCCTCCAGGAGCATGGCGGCAAGCTGGACGTGGGCGGAGAGCCCGGCCAGGGCGCTCGCTTCAGCGTGGTGCTGCCCCGCGCGGAGGGCCTCGGCCCCGTGAGGCTGCGCGCGGAGTGA
- a CDS encoding penicillin-binding protein 1A — translation MNPASQTPSSPDSSTPSPATPPARPGFGARLWRWTKRLLITGVVGLLLALLVGVGGYFYYSQDLPSVDALRNYQPPQVTKVTCADGSLCAEFAHERRTLIRVEDLPPHVRYAFLAAEDADFYKHQGLDPFGMARAAVKNLIPGSRKSGASTITQQVVKNLLLTPERSFTRKAREWILTPRVEEALTKDQILALYINQSYYGQRRYGLEEAALFYFGKHAKDLAIGEAAVLAGTVQIPHRINPVTNITRAKSRQTYVLRQMARNGWVPAAVAEAEIEKLIVLAPRKEKPIGLYYGEEIRRTLIERYGEKAVMEGGLRVDIAMVPKLQAAAELAVREGLEAVDRRQGYRGSRGTLTDGQWTRYRALIATRIEEAGRRQKDQGYVADLSPLARAEAEKEEPKAKPGAAELEEDGSEEQLPELTPEEEAARTEEELLARAVRLKPLEEGLRLTGYVTEVDEKRNIARVDLVGRTAEVPFSTATWARQKNKASPKGIADVFTKGQLVYVRVLKAPPAPAFVEAALDQVPVVQGGLVVINPENRNVAALVGGYDAERSSFNRATQAKRQPGSSFKPFLYAAAMGSGRYTPLSKVNDAPEAVRDPYTGKTWKPRNDDRQFEGPMTLRAALTKSKNTVSVRLIESLTPASVIDFARRAGFHSPLPENLTLALGTGEVTMLEAVNAYATLQANGRYAEPLLLLRVRDAKGKVLEEHQPAFEETLPPPVAFLATSLMRSVVEEGTAKAVRELNRPAAGKTGTTQESKDTWFSGYTADWVASAWVGFDDNSALGGGESGGRAALPIWLKFMRVAHEGLPSREFEVPPGVVQVRIDPVSGLLAGASVPGRLEPFLEGTQPTAEAPPPGQVTTDQFFLEEGNRKGL, via the coding sequence ATGAACCCGGCTTCCCAGACGCCCTCCTCGCCTGACTCCTCCACGCCCTCCCCCGCGACGCCTCCCGCGCGCCCCGGGTTCGGTGCCCGGCTCTGGCGCTGGACGAAGCGGCTGCTCATCACCGGGGTGGTGGGCTTGCTGCTGGCGCTGCTCGTCGGCGTGGGCGGCTACTTCTATTACAGCCAGGACCTGCCCTCGGTGGATGCCCTGCGCAACTACCAGCCGCCGCAGGTCACCAAGGTGACGTGCGCGGACGGGAGTCTCTGCGCGGAGTTCGCCCACGAGCGGCGCACCCTCATTCGCGTGGAGGACCTGCCGCCCCACGTGCGCTACGCCTTCCTCGCCGCCGAGGACGCGGACTTCTACAAGCACCAGGGGCTGGACCCGTTCGGCATGGCCCGCGCCGCCGTCAAGAACCTCATCCCCGGCAGCCGCAAGTCCGGCGCGTCCACGATTACGCAGCAGGTGGTGAAGAACCTGCTGCTCACGCCCGAGCGCAGCTTCACGCGCAAGGCCCGCGAGTGGATTCTCACGCCGCGCGTGGAGGAGGCGCTCACCAAGGACCAGATTCTCGCGCTCTACATCAACCAGTCCTACTACGGGCAGCGCCGCTACGGCCTGGAGGAGGCAGCGCTCTTCTACTTCGGCAAGCACGCGAAGGACCTGGCCATCGGAGAGGCGGCGGTGCTCGCGGGCACCGTGCAGATTCCCCACCGCATCAACCCGGTAACGAACATCACCCGGGCGAAGTCGCGCCAGACGTACGTGCTGCGGCAGATGGCGAGGAACGGCTGGGTGCCGGCGGCGGTGGCGGAGGCGGAAATCGAGAAGCTCATCGTCCTGGCGCCGCGCAAGGAGAAGCCCATCGGCCTGTACTACGGCGAGGAGATTCGCCGCACCCTCATCGAGCGCTATGGCGAGAAGGCCGTCATGGAGGGTGGCCTGCGCGTGGACATCGCCATGGTGCCGAAGCTGCAGGCCGCGGCCGAGCTGGCGGTGCGCGAGGGCCTGGAGGCGGTGGACCGGCGCCAGGGCTACCGCGGGTCGCGGGGCACGCTGACGGACGGGCAGTGGACGCGCTACCGGGCGCTCATCGCCACGCGAATCGAGGAGGCGGGGCGCCGGCAGAAGGACCAGGGCTATGTGGCGGACCTGTCGCCGCTGGCCCGCGCGGAGGCGGAGAAGGAGGAGCCGAAGGCGAAGCCGGGCGCGGCGGAGCTGGAGGAGGACGGCTCCGAGGAGCAGCTCCCGGAGCTGACGCCCGAGGAGGAGGCCGCGCGCACCGAGGAGGAGCTGCTGGCCCGCGCCGTGCGCCTCAAGCCGCTGGAGGAAGGGCTGCGCCTCACCGGCTACGTCACCGAGGTGGACGAGAAGCGGAACATCGCCCGCGTGGACCTGGTGGGCCGCACCGCCGAGGTGCCCTTCTCCACCGCGACGTGGGCGCGACAGAAGAACAAGGCCTCGCCCAAGGGCATCGCCGACGTCTTCACGAAGGGGCAGCTCGTCTACGTGCGCGTCCTCAAGGCGCCGCCCGCGCCGGCCTTCGTGGAGGCCGCGCTGGACCAGGTGCCGGTGGTGCAGGGCGGCCTCGTGGTCATCAACCCGGAGAACCGCAACGTGGCGGCGCTGGTGGGCGGCTATGACGCGGAGCGCTCGTCCTTCAACCGCGCCACGCAGGCGAAGCGGCAGCCGGGCTCGTCCTTCAAGCCCTTCCTCTACGCCGCCGCCATGGGCAGCGGGCGCTACACGCCGCTGTCCAAGGTGAACGACGCGCCCGAGGCCGTTCGCGACCCGTACACGGGCAAGACGTGGAAGCCGCGGAACGACGACCGCCAGTTCGAGGGGCCGATGACGCTGCGCGCGGCGCTCACCAAGTCGAAGAACACGGTGTCCGTGCGCCTCATCGAGTCGCTCACCCCGGCCAGCGTCATCGACTTCGCGCGCCGGGCCGGCTTCCACTCGCCGCTGCCGGAGAACCTCACGCTGGCGCTGGGCACCGGCGAGGTGACGATGCTGGAGGCCGTCAACGCGTACGCGACGCTCCAGGCCAACGGCCGCTACGCGGAGCCGCTGCTGCTGCTGCGCGTGCGCGACGCGAAGGGCAAGGTGCTGGAGGAGCACCAGCCCGCCTTCGAGGAGACGCTGCCCCCGCCGGTGGCCTTCCTCGCCACGTCGCTCATGCGCAGCGTCGTGGAGGAGGGCACGGCCAAGGCGGTGCGCGAGCTGAACCGCCCCGCCGCCGGCAAGACGGGCACCACGCAGGAGTCCAAGGACACGTGGTTCTCCGGCTACACGGCGGACTGGGTGGCCAGCGCGTGGGTGGGCTTCGACGACAACTCCGCGCTCGGCGGCGGTGAGTCGGGTGGCCGCGCCGCGCTGCCCATCTGGCTCAAGTTCATGCGCGTGGCCCACGAGGGGCTGCCCTCGCGCGAGTTCGAGGTACCGCCCGGCGTGGTGCAGGTGCGCATCGACCCCGTCAGCGGCCTGCTGGCCGGCGCCTCCGTCCCGGGCCGGCTGGAGCCGTTCCTGGAGGGCACGCAGCCCACCGCCGAGGCGCCCCCGCCCGGCCAGGTGACCACCGACCAGTTCTTCCTCGAGGAAGGCAACAGGAAGGGATTGTGA
- a CDS encoding FG-GAP repeat domain-containing protein produces MSRALLLAPLLAALAAGAAPQSAPTPAPQDASAVDRLAKSLADAVRALPAEAPVALHLSGGSAELRRAVGTVLAAQLSGLGLAPVVVDAPTTEAAEAAARAQGARTLVRLTLDVEGGELRARGDALGTWVNFWSGRTATRPPKPAGALAQAVEADAAVLVLASIGATSAPATNGTAPRGVRLLGAALARLEHPLAALAAGDLDGDGRDEVAALTEHDVSVFAADGRLLARRELDALPFSNATTREPFGALAVLSGPPRLAAWSTRHAHGELLSLDKARGTLKPLGTLDAVPLGPGERGSFVPGQTAFAPEVRLADGRSQTVPLPFTTASLVPPRLLFVHPDGSASLYARAGAAPSRLSGLGAGSALGDVDGDGAPELLTTSPQLQPSPDVLRVFSSTGDDPTAREPLWQGSLPAGRALYVVTADLDGDKRREVVVGLTKPDGTGELFLLRHGAP; encoded by the coding sequence GTGAGCCGAGCCCTGCTCCTCGCCCCGCTGCTGGCCGCGCTCGCGGCCGGCGCCGCCCCCCAGTCCGCTCCCACCCCCGCCCCACAGGACGCCTCCGCCGTCGACCGCCTCGCGAAGTCGCTGGCGGACGCGGTGCGCGCGCTGCCCGCCGAAGCCCCCGTGGCCCTGCACCTGTCCGGAGGCTCCGCCGAATTGCGGCGCGCCGTGGGCACGGTGCTCGCGGCGCAGCTGTCGGGCCTGGGGCTGGCGCCGGTGGTGGTGGACGCGCCCACCACGGAAGCCGCCGAGGCCGCCGCCCGCGCGCAAGGGGCTCGCACGCTGGTGCGGCTCACGCTGGACGTGGAGGGCGGTGAGCTGCGCGCCCGGGGCGACGCGCTGGGCACCTGGGTGAACTTCTGGTCCGGCCGCACGGCCACCCGCCCGCCGAAGCCCGCGGGCGCGCTGGCCCAGGCAGTGGAGGCGGACGCGGCCGTGCTGGTGCTGGCCTCCATCGGGGCCACTTCGGCGCCCGCGACGAATGGCACCGCCCCCCGGGGCGTGCGACTGCTGGGCGCGGCCCTGGCCCGGCTGGAGCACCCGCTGGCGGCGCTGGCCGCGGGTGATTTGGACGGGGACGGCCGGGACGAGGTGGCCGCCCTCACCGAGCATGACGTGTCCGTCTTCGCCGCCGACGGCCGGCTGCTGGCCCGCCGCGAGCTGGACGCGCTGCCCTTCTCCAACGCCACCACCCGCGAGCCCTTCGGCGCACTGGCCGTGCTGTCGGGCCCACCACGCCTAGCCGCGTGGAGCACCCGGCACGCGCACGGCGAGCTGCTCTCGCTGGACAAGGCGCGTGGCACGCTGAAGCCGCTGGGGACGCTGGACGCGGTGCCGCTGGGCCCTGGCGAGCGCGGGAGCTTCGTGCCCGGACAGACGGCCTTCGCTCCGGAGGTGCGGCTGGCGGATGGGCGCTCGCAGACGGTGCCCCTGCCCTTCACCACCGCGAGCCTCGTGCCGCCGCGCCTGCTCTTCGTCCACCCGGACGGCTCCGCGTCCCTCTACGCACGGGCCGGTGCCGCGCCCTCGCGGTTGAGCGGCCTGGGCGCGGGCAGCGCGCTGGGCGACGTGGACGGCGACGGGGCGCCGGAGCTGCTCACCACCTCGCCACAGCTCCAGCCCTCGCCGGACGTGCTGCGCGTGTTCTCCTCCACCGGGGACGACCCCACCGCGCGCGAGCCGCTGTGGCAGGGCTCACTGCCCGCCGGCCGCGCGCTGTACGTGGTGACGGCCGACCTGGACGGCGACAAGCGCCGCGAGGTGGTGGTGGGCCTGACGAAGCCGGACGGCACCGGCGAGCTCTTCCTCCTGCGCCACGGTGCGCCATGA
- a CDS encoding response regulator encodes MQSQRPRALIVDDNVFFARNLGAFLEAEGWDVQLANHALDALGRLKSGPPPHLLLLDLDLPDISGWGIYGELLLNPSFPKVPVLIVSRATWLPQDVPLSGILGMVEAPTSPSAWEHFRGVVRPILQARAEQVRTQPE; translated from the coding sequence ATGCAGTCGCAGCGTCCCCGCGCCCTCATCGTGGATGACAACGTCTTCTTCGCACGGAACCTGGGCGCCTTCCTGGAAGCCGAGGGCTGGGACGTGCAGCTCGCGAACCACGCGCTGGATGCGCTCGGCCGACTGAAGTCGGGCCCGCCTCCGCATCTCCTCTTGCTGGACCTGGACCTGCCGGACATCAGCGGCTGGGGCATCTACGGGGAGTTGCTGCTCAACCCGTCGTTTCCGAAGGTGCCCGTCCTCATCGTGTCCCGCGCGACGTGGCTCCCGCAGGACGTGCCGCTCTCCGGCATTCTGGGGATGGTGGAAGCGCCCACCAGCCCGAGCGCCTGGGAGCACTTCCGCGGCGTGGTGCGCCCGATTCTCCAGGCGCGCGCGGAGCAGGTCCGCACCCAGCCTGAGTAG
- a CDS encoding peptide ABC transporter substrate-binding protein has product MTLRSALACFLLLSAAPALAAGRPRYGGELRVAHDGPPEVGEPALADTPLEATLLGLLSRPVCRVMPDGTVLPALARELSRPTPQSVRLTLPNAATAGALARAWMRLASAEAASPYRALLYPVRGEARQVNANGATLELALSFPWPDLERALCHPALAAPVSATTAGPFSAAGRGALEAQLAWPQGRPYLDRLLLTGTDERGLARLWSSRQVQLELGVSSETDTTAGVPLYATYLAFSPRKLPADFRQAVESAIDREDLTRLFVHAPALPMPHLLPPQLVQQGPRPRPTPPTAGAPRTVTLLYDASLEDQRAVAERIQVKLHERGYTVALEPMPRAALRARWAKGDFELMLHALLLPPVPGPALAVVLEAGGRRDLLGVELPAIGHLADAGARDARARERALALAPSVPLVPLYAQGLGVRAVPEVGGLKFDAQGLPSMDGLYLAPSEGTATGGRP; this is encoded by the coding sequence ATGACGCTCCGCTCCGCCCTCGCGTGTTTCCTCCTCCTCTCCGCCGCGCCCGCGCTGGCCGCCGGCCGCCCCCGCTATGGCGGGGAGCTGCGCGTGGCCCATGACGGCCCTCCCGAGGTGGGCGAGCCCGCGCTCGCCGACACGCCCCTGGAGGCCACGCTGCTGGGCCTGCTGTCGCGCCCGGTGTGCCGCGTCATGCCGGACGGCACCGTCCTTCCCGCGCTCGCGCGCGAGCTGTCGCGCCCCACGCCCCAGTCGGTGCGCCTCACGCTGCCCAACGCCGCCACCGCCGGAGCGCTGGCCCGCGCGTGGATGCGACTGGCCAGCGCCGAGGCCGCCTCGCCCTACCGCGCCCTGCTCTACCCGGTGCGCGGCGAGGCGCGGCAGGTGAACGCCAACGGCGCCACGCTGGAGCTGGCGCTGTCCTTCCCGTGGCCGGATTTGGAGCGCGCGCTGTGCCACCCGGCCCTGGCCGCGCCCGTGTCGGCCACCACCGCGGGCCCCTTCAGCGCCGCGGGCCGGGGCGCGCTGGAGGCCCAGCTCGCCTGGCCCCAGGGCCGTCCGTACCTGGACCGGCTGCTGCTCACCGGCACGGACGAGCGGGGCCTGGCGCGCCTGTGGTCCTCGCGGCAGGTGCAGCTGGAGCTGGGCGTCTCCTCGGAGACGGACACCACGGCCGGCGTGCCCCTCTACGCCACCTACCTCGCCTTCTCTCCGCGCAAGCTGCCCGCGGACTTCCGGCAGGCGGTGGAGAGCGCCATCGACCGCGAGGACCTCACCCGCCTCTTCGTCCACGCGCCAGCGCTGCCCATGCCCCACCTGCTGCCGCCCCAGCTGGTGCAGCAGGGGCCCCGGCCCCGCCCCACGCCGCCCACCGCTGGAGCTCCGCGCACGGTGACGCTGCTGTACGACGCCTCGCTGGAGGACCAGCGCGCGGTGGCCGAGCGCATCCAGGTGAAGCTGCACGAGCGCGGCTACACCGTGGCCCTGGAGCCGATGCCGCGCGCGGCGCTGCGCGCGCGCTGGGCGAAGGGCGACTTCGAGCTGATGCTGCACGCGCTGCTGCTGCCCCCCGTGCCCGGCCCCGCGCTGGCGGTGGTGCTGGAGGCGGGCGGACGCAGGGACTTGCTCGGCGTGGAGCTGCCCGCCATCGGCCACCTGGCGGACGCGGGGGCCCGGGACGCCCGCGCGCGAGAGCGGGCCCTGGCGCTGGCGCCGTCCGTGCCGCTGGTGCCGCTGTACGCGCAGGGCCTGGGCGTCCGCGCGGTGCCCGAGGTGGGCGGCCTCAAGTTCGACGCGCAGGGCCTGCCGTCGATGGACGGGCTCTACCTCGCGCCCTCCGAGGGCACGGCCACCGGAGGCCGTCCGTGA